The following are encoded in a window of Coregonus clupeaformis isolate EN_2021a chromosome 34, ASM2061545v1, whole genome shotgun sequence genomic DNA:
- the LOC121550030 gene encoding ubiquitin thioesterase otulin isoform X3 — protein sequence MDILSYSENEWKGNTTKSTLIRKGYTELSQRFGRLRRVRGDNYCALRATLFQVLSTSTQLPVWLQVKHISMWPEELEAQEGLIGHWMFPSECRQGDRSEDAVQQLKRYMELLQNRWQAAVGCSSAEQRQRLCELVFQGGEEELGLLEALKLLMLGRASELHTTMQAGGDVPVFCWLLYARDSSDCPRTFLSNHLSQVGFSGGLEQVEMFLLGYALQCTIQVYRLYMADTEEFITYYPDDHKEDWPCVCLVTEDDRHYNVPVGQPNGLQVTEDHTAIPEDLPADCLDSKSQKTSLQADCH from the exons ATGGATATTCTGTCCTACAGTGAGAATGAGTGGAAGGGAAACACTACCAAAAGTACCCTTATTAGAAAG GGTTACACTGAGCTGTCTCAGAGGTTTGGGAGGCTGAGACGGGTGAGAGGAGATAACTATTGTGCCCTCCGAGCCACTCTGTTCCAGGTGCTCTCCACCAGCACCCAACTGCCTGTCTGGCTGCAGGTCAAACACATCTCCATG TGGCCAGAGGAGCTGGAGGCACAGGAGGGGCTGATTGGCCACTGGATGTTCCCCTCGGAGTGCAGACAGGGGGACAGGAGTGAAGACGCCGTCCAACAGCTCAAACGCTACATGGAACTCCTCCAGAACAGG TGGCAGGCGGCGGTGGGCTGCTCCAGCGCGGAGCAGAGACAGCGGCTGTGTGAGCTTGTGTtccagggaggggaggaagagctGGGCCTGCTGGAGGCCCTGAAGCTCCTCATGCTGGGCCGGGCCTCGGAGCTCCATACCACCATGCAAGCGGGAGGGGACGTGCCGGTCTTTTGCTGGCTGCTCTATGCACGCGACTCTTCCGACTGCCCACGCACATTCCTCTCCAACCACCTGAGTCAAGTGGGTTTCAGCGGGGGTCTAGAGCAG GTGGAGATGTTTCTGCTGGGATATGCCTTGCAGTGCACCATCCAGGTCTACAGGCTGTACATGGCAGACACAGAGGAGTTTATCACCTATTATCCTGATGACCATAAGGAAGActggccctgtgtgtgtctggtcACAGAGGATGACCGCCACTACAACGTCCCAGTGGGCCAGCCCAATGGACTCCAGGTCACAGAAGACCACACTGCTATCCCAGAGGACCTCCCTGCAGACTGTTTGGACTCCAAGTCCCAGAAGACCTCACTGCAGGCTGATTGCCACTGA
- the LOC121550030 gene encoding ubiquitin thioesterase otulin isoform X2, whose amino-acid sequence MRRRKRRRKNAAVTEAMRGEEDPKEEAHQGSSALADVKVLPVREEDGPTLEDLGDGPKVEDRCSLEPTMDILSYSENEWKGNTTKSTLIRKGYTELSQRFGRLRRVRGDNYCALRATLFQVLSTSTQLPVWLQVKHISMWPEELEAQEGLIGHWMFPSECRQGDRSEDAVQQLKRYMELLQNRAAVGCSSAEQRQRLCELVFQGGEEELGLLEALKLLMLGRASELHTTMQAGGDVPVFCWLLYARDSSDCPRTFLSNHLSQVGFSGGLEQVEMFLLGYALQCTIQVYRLYMADTEEFITYYPDDHKEDWPCVCLVTEDDRHYNVPVGQPNGLQVTEDHTAIPEDLPADCLDSKSQKTSLQADCH is encoded by the exons ATGAGGAGAAGGAAAAGGAGAAGGAAGAATGCTGCTGTGACAGAGGCcatgagaggggaggaggaccCCAAAGAAGAGGCTCACCAGGGGTCCAGCGCCTTAGCTGATGTGAAGGTGTTACCAGTGAGGGAGGAAGATGGTCCAACTTTGGAGGATCTGGGAGATGG TCCAAAGGTTGAGGACAGATGCAGTCTGGAGCCGACGATGGATATTCTGTCCTACAGTGAGAATGAGTGGAAGGGAAACACTACCAAAAGTACCCTTATTAGAAAG GGTTACACTGAGCTGTCTCAGAGGTTTGGGAGGCTGAGACGGGTGAGAGGAGATAACTATTGTGCCCTCCGAGCCACTCTGTTCCAGGTGCTCTCCACCAGCACCCAACTGCCTGTCTGGCTGCAGGTCAAACACATCTCCATG TGGCCAGAGGAGCTGGAGGCACAGGAGGGGCTGATTGGCCACTGGATGTTCCCCTCGGAGTGCAGACAGGGGGACAGGAGTGAAGACGCCGTCCAACAGCTCAAACGCTACATGGAACTCCTCCAGAACAGG GCGGCGGTGGGCTGCTCCAGCGCGGAGCAGAGACAGCGGCTGTGTGAGCTTGTGTtccagggaggggaggaagagctGGGCCTGCTGGAGGCCCTGAAGCTCCTCATGCTGGGCCGGGCCTCGGAGCTCCATACCACCATGCAAGCGGGAGGGGACGTGCCGGTCTTTTGCTGGCTGCTCTATGCACGCGACTCTTCCGACTGCCCACGCACATTCCTCTCCAACCACCTGAGTCAAGTGGGTTTCAGCGGGGGTCTAGAGCAG GTGGAGATGTTTCTGCTGGGATATGCCTTGCAGTGCACCATCCAGGTCTACAGGCTGTACATGGCAGACACAGAGGAGTTTATCACCTATTATCCTGATGACCATAAGGAAGActggccctgtgtgtgtctggtcACAGAGGATGACCGCCACTACAACGTCCCAGTGGGCCAGCCCAATGGACTCCAGGTCACAGAAGACCACACTGCTATCCCAGAGGACCTCCCTGCAGACTGTTTGGACTCCAAGTCCCAGAAGACCTCACTGCAGGCTGATTGCCACTGA
- the LOC121550030 gene encoding ubiquitin thioesterase otulin isoform X1, with translation MRRRKRRRKNAAVTEAMRGEEDPKEEAHQGSSALADVKVLPVREEDGPTLEDLGDGPKVEDRCSLEPTMDILSYSENEWKGNTTKSTLIRKGYTELSQRFGRLRRVRGDNYCALRATLFQVLSTSTQLPVWLQVKHISMWPEELEAQEGLIGHWMFPSECRQGDRSEDAVQQLKRYMELLQNRWQAAVGCSSAEQRQRLCELVFQGGEEELGLLEALKLLMLGRASELHTTMQAGGDVPVFCWLLYARDSSDCPRTFLSNHLSQVGFSGGLEQVEMFLLGYALQCTIQVYRLYMADTEEFITYYPDDHKEDWPCVCLVTEDDRHYNVPVGQPNGLQVTEDHTAIPEDLPADCLDSKSQKTSLQADCH, from the exons ATGAGGAGAAGGAAAAGGAGAAGGAAGAATGCTGCTGTGACAGAGGCcatgagaggggaggaggaccCCAAAGAAGAGGCTCACCAGGGGTCCAGCGCCTTAGCTGATGTGAAGGTGTTACCAGTGAGGGAGGAAGATGGTCCAACTTTGGAGGATCTGGGAGATGG TCCAAAGGTTGAGGACAGATGCAGTCTGGAGCCGACGATGGATATTCTGTCCTACAGTGAGAATGAGTGGAAGGGAAACACTACCAAAAGTACCCTTATTAGAAAG GGTTACACTGAGCTGTCTCAGAGGTTTGGGAGGCTGAGACGGGTGAGAGGAGATAACTATTGTGCCCTCCGAGCCACTCTGTTCCAGGTGCTCTCCACCAGCACCCAACTGCCTGTCTGGCTGCAGGTCAAACACATCTCCATG TGGCCAGAGGAGCTGGAGGCACAGGAGGGGCTGATTGGCCACTGGATGTTCCCCTCGGAGTGCAGACAGGGGGACAGGAGTGAAGACGCCGTCCAACAGCTCAAACGCTACATGGAACTCCTCCAGAACAGG TGGCAGGCGGCGGTGGGCTGCTCCAGCGCGGAGCAGAGACAGCGGCTGTGTGAGCTTGTGTtccagggaggggaggaagagctGGGCCTGCTGGAGGCCCTGAAGCTCCTCATGCTGGGCCGGGCCTCGGAGCTCCATACCACCATGCAAGCGGGAGGGGACGTGCCGGTCTTTTGCTGGCTGCTCTATGCACGCGACTCTTCCGACTGCCCACGCACATTCCTCTCCAACCACCTGAGTCAAGTGGGTTTCAGCGGGGGTCTAGAGCAG GTGGAGATGTTTCTGCTGGGATATGCCTTGCAGTGCACCATCCAGGTCTACAGGCTGTACATGGCAGACACAGAGGAGTTTATCACCTATTATCCTGATGACCATAAGGAAGActggccctgtgtgtgtctggtcACAGAGGATGACCGCCACTACAACGTCCCAGTGGGCCAGCCCAATGGACTCCAGGTCACAGAAGACCACACTGCTATCCCAGAGGACCTCCCTGCAGACTGTTTGGACTCCAAGTCCCAGAAGACCTCACTGCAGGCTGATTGCCACTGA